GAGACGGCGGTGGGATTACCTTCGCCCGCAGAGCCGGCTCCTGACTCTGGCGCAGAGCTGGACTCGGCGCCAGATCCGACGAACTCGTCGTCCATGGGCTTGGCCTGCTGGCTTCCGCAACCGCCCAGGAGTGAGCCGACCGCCACCAGAGTCGCCAGGGTTGCCGAGGCCGTGGCCAGTCCCCGAGACTTGCTTTTAGCCATTTCAACGCCCTCCTTCTGCATCAGCATTCGATCCCGGCAGGGAGCCGCCGGTCTTGGCCGTCTTGGTGGGGTCATGGAAACCCACTGGAATATCCTGGTCCCCTGAATCGACAGGAGCCCCGCTGAAGGCCGGACGGCCTCCGGCTGCCAGGTAGGCCCGCTTGGCCTCCTCATCATTCCACTGCTCGCCGGCCAGCACACCGTGGTTGAGCATGATCTCCCGCTGGGCGCAGGAGGCCACCAGGGCATCATGCGTGACCACAATCAGGGAGGTTCCCTGGTCATGCAATTGCCGGAAGAGATCCAGCACGATCCGCTCGTTGGCCTCGTCCAGGTTGCCAGTGGGCTCGTCAGCCAGAATCAGTTTGGGCTCGTTGATCAGCGCCCGGGCCACACAGACCCGCTGCTGCTCGCCGCCCGAAAGCTGGCTGGGCAGGTGGCGGGCCCGATCCGCCAGCCCCACCCGGTCCAGGGCCTTCATGGCCTGGTCCTCATCCACCACCGAGTGGTAGTACTGGGCCACCATGACGTTCTCCAGGGCGGTCAGGTGCGGGACCAGGTAGAACTTCTGGAAGACCAGGCCAATCACATTCTTGCGCACATCGGCCAGCTGGGACTGGCTCAGATCCTCCAGCGGCCGCCCCTGCAGACGGACCGACCCCCGGCTGGGGGTGTCCATGCAGCCCAGAATGTTCATCAGCGTGGTCTTGCCCGAGCCGGAGGACCCCACCACGGCCAGCCACTGGCCCTGCGGGACGCTCAGGTTCAGATCGTCCAGGGCGTGCAGATCGCCGTAGATCTTGGATACATGGTCCAGATCCAGCAGCATGCCGCCGCCCGACTGGAATTCGCTCGCCTTTGCCTGCGTCATTGTCATTCCTCCCTCAAAACCAGGGCCGGGTCGATACGCGAAGCCCGGAGGACCGGCCGGATGGATGCGATCATGGATATGGCCACGCTCAGCAGGACCGTGCCCAGGGCCAGCCACCAGTTGAAGCCCAGCGACCGTTGGAAGACGGACAGGCAGAGCAGCCGGGCGAAGCCATAGCCCAGGGCCGTGCCGATCAGGCCTCCTGCCAATCCGTAGCAAGCCGATTCCGCCAGAAACTCCATGGCTATCCCCCGCGAGGAAGCGCCCAGGGCCTTGCGCAGGCCAATCTCGCTGCGCCGCTGGGAGACGATGGAGGCCATGGTGGTCCCCACGCCCACAAAGGTCAGGACCAGCACCACCACCGAAACCAGCCAGAAGAGCGACTGGAGCATGGCGATGGTATGGCTGTCGCCCGCTGTGATCCTGGTGACCGGCCGGGCCTTGACCCCCATGGAGGTCATGTCGTTGATGCCTGCGGCAATGGTCTTCAGCCCCGAGGCCATGGTGTTGACCGAGTATTCGATGACATCGGTGCCCCGCTTGGCCCCGGTCAGGAGCTCCAGATCAGACAGGTCGGCGTAGATGATCCGATCCTCGGGACCACCGGTATCAACAATGCCGCCCACTCGAAAATCACGGCCCTGGCCTCCGGCCTTGCCCGTGTCGGTGACCTGTCCGGCCGGATAGCCGATGGTCATCTGCTTGCCGGTGGTCAGTCCCAGTGAATCAGCCAGGTCCCGCCCCACCATGACCGAACCAGGCCGGGGCCAGGAACCCTCCACGCTCCAGTGGCGGTTGAGCTGACGCACCTGGTCAGGGTGGATGCCGGCCATCTCTCGGGCCCCGGCATTGACCTGCACCGTCTCATATCGATAGGTGGCGTACCTTGCCGGAGCCTTGACGGTCACCATATGGGTGGTGTGGTCCACCATGCCCTGTTCAATGCCGGATCCGGACCGATTGCCCCCCTGAATGGGCGAGACGACCAGGTTGGCCCCGTAGGAACGCATCTCCTGGTTGATCTGCCTAGGGGCCTCAATGCAGACCGCCGCCAGGCAGAAGAGGGTGGCGGCACCCACCAGGGAGGCCACCACGGCCATCAGGGCCCGGCCACGACGGCGGAAAACGGCCCCGAAGAGCATGGTCAGGAACATGCGGGTGTTGGTCATATGGCTCTTATGGCGATCAGCGGCCATGAAGCACCTCCGCCGGCCGAAGCCGCAGAATCGATCTGATGGACGAGATGGACGCCAGCAGCACTGTAATGGCCAACAGCACGAAGACCAGCACGAAGACCATGGGCCTCATGGTAATGCCCGAGCCGAAGACCACCCTGCCCACGATCTGAGCCACTCCGGAGCCCAGCAGAGCACCGACCAGAGCCCCGGCCAGGGCAATCAGGGCCGTCTCGGCCAGCACCAGTCGGGACACGGCCCCGTCGGTGGCGCCCAGAGCCTTGAGCAGGGCAAACTCCGAGGACCGCTCGGATATGGAGGACGCCATCAGGTTGGCTACGGCGATGGCCGCCGCCAGCAGGCTGAGTACGGTCATCAGAATCATGACCGCCTGGGTTTTCTGCAGAACATCGCCCTGCAGGGCAGCCACCTGTCTGACCTGCTTGGCCATGGACCCGGGGATGGCCTCCTCGATCTGGTAGGCGATGGATGAGGGATAGGCCGTGCAGTACCAGGTCTCCCACTCGTCCTGGGAGAGGGCAGCAGGGTTTCGTGCGGCCTTGCGGGCCAGGTCGTTCTCGGGAGTGGTCAGAGCCTTGACCTCCACCTGGTCGATCTGATCGGTCAGGCCGGACATCTCCTGCAAGGGTCTGGTGGGCAGGTAGAGGGAGGAGGCATCAGAATCACCGGAGTCGAAGATGCCCACGATGGTGACAGTCTGCTGTTTACCATCCAGACCCACCTTGACCTGGTCGCCAACCTGACGGCCGCCCAGTCGTGCAGCCAGCTCTTTGCCCATCATGGCCTCGGTCCTGCCGCCGGACCCAGCCTCGTCCTTGGGCCAGCGTCCTTGAACCTTCCACCAGGGTCGAAGACCTTTCAGACCCGCAGTGCTGCTTTCACCGCTGTCGACCTTGACGGTCCGGCCGAACCAGGTGCCCACCAGGGGGGCGGCGGCCTGGTCCACAGTGCCGCGAAGGTCCAGGCGGGGGGCAAAGTCGGTGATGTTGTAGGCCCAGAAGATGGTCTTGATCTTGGGCACCTGGGACTCCTTGAGGAAGGCGGTCGGCGTTGACTCGTCACCTGAGGGGCCGCCCTCCTGGTCGCCGTAGAGGTCGGAGACCACGGCATCCGCCTTGGCCTGGACCGTGATATTGGATCCATAAGTAGACAGTTCCGCGTTGAGCTTGTCGCCCACATCGAAGACCACCCCCAGCATGGCAGTAGCTACGCAGGCCGACAGGCAAACCGTGACGGCGATGAGCATTCTTCGCCCAAACTGGCGGCTGAATGACCGCAGCATCATGCGCATGAAGAACATACCAACCGCTCCTTCCCTTTTTTCAGCTCTTGAAGTGCGATGACAGGGCATCCAGGTCGGCGGTGCTGATCAGTATGGCCCCTCGGCCTGTCTTGTAAGGCAAGGGAACGGGATTACAGCCGCCCTTGAACCCGATGGTGGCCAGGTTGATGGCTACGTCGCACTTCTTGCAGATGATCTTGCCGTCTTTTTCGTAGTAGCCCGCATCCCCGCAATTATCGCAGGCGTCCAGCCCGACCCCATAGGCTGCGCCATTCTTGCGGATGATGATGAAGCGCATCTCGGTGCCGTCCTTGGCCCGGTAGCTGAATCGATGCAGGTGGCCATCCTCCACCTGGGAGAAACGGATGGTAGCCGTATGGGCAGTCAAGGAATACTGCTCTGGAGGCGAAAGCACGGGCACTTGGTGGGCCTTGGCCGTTCCCACGGTCAGGGCCAGGGTGACGCCGATCATGGCCACCAGGCTCCAGACCGCTGATGCCAGGGCCCTCCGGCGGAAGGCTCGGTGGCTGCGGTCGTCGGCCGTGGAGGCTCCGGTCACCGGCATGCGCCAGCCTGCGACCAGGCAGGCCAGGACCGGAATGATGAAGACCAGAACCTGGGCAAGCACCAGGATGAGGTCGGCGTTGTAACCCAGGGCCATGACCCGGAAGGCCCAGCCGTGCAGAAGAACCAGGCCGGTGGTCTGCATCAGGGCCACCAGGGCTACGCCGTGCCGGATCAGCAGCAGGACCACCATGAGCAGGGCGGCCAGACGAAAGGCCATCCGAGGGCAGGATGTATGCATGGTCCTCAGAATGGCAGCCACCGTCACAGCGGCAGCCAGGCCGAGCAGGAAACCCAGGGCCCGCAGGAGCATGGCCGAGGTCAGCACCGGCTCCCCCGGCTCCACAAAGGCCGTAAGCTGCAGGATGACATCAGGCAGGGCACGGAAGGCGGTCAGGGCTATGGCCAGGGCTGCCAGAGCGTTGGCCAGATCCATGGCCCAGGGGCGGCGATGCCAGTCTGAAACCAGCCGGTCGGCGGCCAGCACCACCGCGATGGCCGCAAGATCGGTCAGAACGCAGGCTACCAGGGTCGGGTAGTTGACCATGGTCCGGCGGTTGATGATCACGGTGGCGCGCAAGAGGGCAAAGACCAACGCCCCCAGCACGCCGACCCCCAGGCCGATCAGTCGCCAGGAGGAGGAACGGGGCCGATCGCGGCCCTCGCCCACCTCCAGCAGCACGCTGAAAACCATGACCAGGAGGGCCGGGGCCAGCGTCCCCGGCAAGACCGTGACAAATTGTTCAAGCATGGTGCATGGCAGCTTACCACTGGTGGGGCGTGTAGTCCCAGTCCCAGCTGACCACGATGGGCTCGGTCCAGAAGTGTCCCTTCACGCCGGTCTCCGGGTCGACGTGCAGCATCCAGCCCTTCTTCTCAGGAGAGTCGATGGAATAGGTCAGCTTGTAGGATCCGGCCTTCTCCATCTTGATGTTGGCCCCGTAATGTGGGCCATCCGAGGCGTTCATCTGCATGAAGGTGCCGGACTGCTTGTCGTTGGGATCATCCTTGTTCTGGATGGTGTAGTTGACGGTCAGATCCGGAACGAACTCGCCCTTGGCATAGCCCAGGTCGTTGTTGGGCAGGGCGTGGATATCGGCCTCCAGGTGCAGGCTGGCATCGGCCGCCTTCAGACCCATGGAGGCGGGCTCCATGTCGATGGGCTGGAAGAAGACCGTGCCGATGTTCAGGGGACCCTTCTGCTGATCGTCGGGCGGAATGGGGATCTCCTCGAACCCGGCCCCCTTGCCCGCCGAGGACTGGGAGGCGCCGGAGGCCTCAGGCGCTTGGGCCTCACGGGTGCCTGACCCGCTGGAGCCGCACCCCGCCAGGGCCAGGGTGCCTGAGAGCACCAGCGCGACCAAGGCGGTCAATTGTCTCTTCTTCATGATTGTCCTTCGCTCTTCGGTGTTTGCATGGATGCCGTGACCTCAAAGGGCACAGCCCCTTCGGCGGCCTGCTCGGTTTCCGTCCGATGGACGGGTGCCGACGGCGACCCGCCGGAGTCCTGATTCGACCGCGACCGCTCCTGCTTGTGCAGGCGGTGGGTCGACACAATTGCCAGCACGACCACGACCAGGGCCGCCAGAATCTGGGCGCCGATGGTCTGCGTGTAGGGATACAGCCCGATCCAGTCGCTGGTGGGCACACCGGGCAGGTAGGTGGCCGGCACCAGGTCGCCCTCGATCAGGGCATGAACCCCGCCCCCGGCGAAGATGACCACCATGACCGCCATGAGCAGGCTGGTGATGATGAAGAAGGGCCGGATGGGGATCTTGACCGAGGTGAAGCGAATGAGCACGAAGACGATGACCAGGACCACGGCGGCAGCTGCAAAACCGGTCCAAATCTCCCGTCTGCCACCGGGAGCCATGGCGAAGATGGCCTGGTAGAACATGACCGTCTCCGCCCCCTCCCTGAAGACCGCCAGGAAGGAGAGCAGGGCCAGGGAGATCACGCTGCCCTTCGAGATGGCCGCCACCGTCCGGCTCCGGATGTAGTGGTTCCAGGATTCCACAGAGGACTTGGACAGCATCCAGTTACTGGTGTAGAGCAGCATGAGCATGGCTACCAGGGCCACCACGCCCTCCAGGATCTCCTGCTGGGGACCGTTCCCGTTGAAGAGCAGGGTGAAGAGCAGGGCCACCAGCCCGCTGGCCACCAGACCTGCCGCAATGCCCCAGTAGATGTGCCGAATCTTGTCTTTATGGCCGGCCTTGACCAGGTAGGCGATGATGGCCGCTACCACCAGGATGGCCTCCAGACCCTCCCTCAGCAGAACCACGAAAGCCTGGCCGAAGGCGGAAGTCAGGAAGGACGTCCACCCATTGACCTGGTCTGCGGCGCCCCCGTCCAGAGTGGCTGCGTCCTCGACCAGCATGCTCTTCAGGTCGTTCACCAGGGTCTTGGCCGGTTTGCCGGCCACCATGGCCATCCGGGTCTCCTTGAACTGGTATTCCACCTGAGAGACCCTGTTGCCACTGATGGCATTCATGACGTTCTTTTCGAAGCCCAGCTTCTCGTAATACTGGTAATAGGCCTTGTTGACCAGGTCGGATCCCGCCTGGCCCTGTCCCTTGGACGCTTGGGCGAGCGCCTGATCGAGAATCGGCGTCATCTCATGGGCCACCTGGGTCCAGGTCCGGTCGCCCTTGCCGGTGTTCCGATGCTTCTTGGCTGCATCCAACCGTCGACGATCCGCCTTGATCTGCTCCTGCTGGGCCTTGGCATAGGCACGGGGATTGGCCAGCCCTTGTGTGGCATCCAGCTGGGTGGCCGCAGCAACCAGGTCGGCCTTGAGCTTTTCACTGCCCTGGGTCAGGGCCTGCGCGGCATCCGGGGCGTAGGCCTGGCCCTGCAGAGCCTGGAACTGCCCATCCAGAGCGTTGCGCCTGTCCTGCCCCAGGGTCGACTCGACCACCGAGACGAATCCGGATCCCACATAGCTTACGTTGTAGGCCCCCATGAATTGCGAGGCCGCCCCGGCACGATCCCCCCGGGCATAGTCCTCGCACCCTCTATCCAACTGATGGGATACTGAGCCAGCCACCTGGGCCCAGCTGTCATAATCCGTGGCTCCGCTCGCCGCCATGGCCGACTGCGGGGTCTGCAGGACCAGGAACATCAGGGCCAGCAACAGGCATGAGAGCAGGGAGCCAGCGGTCCTGGCCACTCGTGTCCTGCCGACCTGTGCAACCATGGGCGATGATCTCCTTCGTCAGTCCCTCGTAATCGAACCTGCGAGAAACGAAGGCCGATTTGACAACTACCGAAAATCAATCTAGCCCAAGCGCAAGCGGAAAAACAGACTTGTTTCTAGCGTTTTAAGGCCATATAATGCGCCCACGCTCGCAGACGGTCAGTCGACCGACAACGGCTCACCCTTATGCTTCCACAGGCAGATGCCGCCGAATACCAGCAGCCAGACCAATCCCAGTATGGCTGGATAGCGGGTGTCGGGAGCCAGGAAGAGCGAGAGATAGATCAGGACGAAGAAGGCGATGGCAAGAGCTCCGGTCACCCGGTAGGCCGGCATGATGAACCCATCGGGCATGAAGTCCGGGCTGGTCCGGTAGCGACGGTGAGCAAGCAGGGTCAGAATGTAGATGAAGATGATGACCGCGCTGGAGCAGGAGGTGAACAGGACAAAGGTGTTCTCGAAGCCGGGCAGCATATGCAACACCGGGGATAAGAGGATCAACACCCCGGACAGAACGATGGCTCGGGCGGGCACCTTGCCGCGGCGCGAAATCGTATGGAGGCTGCGCATCACAGGAGAGCGGCCGGCCGCAGCCAGCTGGAAGAGGTTGCGGCCGGCGGAGTAGAGCAGGGAGTTCAGCGAGGAGCTGGCTGCTGTGATGACCACGAAGAAGACCAATGCGGCCGCCCAGTCCACCCCGGCGTAGCGGAAGACCATGACGAAGGGCGAGGTGAAGCTGCCGTCGGCGTTGGGGCGGAAGGATCGCCAGGGCACGATCAGCATGATGGCGACCAGGGCACCCACGTAGAAAATCAGTACGCGCAGGATGATCTGATTGATGGCCTTAGGCAGGACCTTGCGGGGATTCTGGGTCTCGGAGACGGTCACGCCCACGAATTCGATCATCTCGTAAGCGAAGAAGACCATCTGGAAGCTCATGAAGAAGGCCATCCACCCGTTGGGCGCCAGACTCAGACCGGTGGTGATGTTGTCAAAGCCGGCATGTCCGGCCGGGCTGATCCAATCCTGTCCCGGCATGTGAACCGCCGGATAGTGGAAGCCTGTGATGACCATGACCACAGCCGTGACGATCATGGCCAGAATCAGGGTGATTTTGATCATGGAGAACCAGAACTCGGTCTCCCCGAAAACCCTTACGGCAATCAGGTTGATGCACACCATGGCCGTCAGGAAGCACAGCTCGATCAGACCCCGCCAGGCGCTCAGATCAATGCCGAAGGTGCCGAAGAAAGTGACGAAGTAGGTGCCCACGGCGGTCAGCTCGGACATGCCGATCAGGATGAGCACGATCCAGTAGGACCAGCCGGCGAAGGACCCCCACCCCTGGCCTAGGTAGCGGCTGATGAAGGCGATGAAGGTGTGCTGGACGGGGCTGCGATACATGAGCTCGCCAATGGCCCGCATGAGCAGGTACATGATCACACCGACGCCGATGTATACCAGGATGATGGAGGGCCCGGTCAGGGCTATGGACTTGCCCGACCCCAGGAAGAGCCCGGTGCCGATGGTGCCGCCGATGGCGATGAACTGCACATGACGGTTGCTCAGACCGCGTTCCATACCGTCGCCTGCCGAGGCACTGTCACCCTGATTCTGTTGCGCCAAAGGGCCATTGCCCGTACGGTTCATGCGACTGCACCTCCTTGTCTTCACAACCCATTAATCATCGCCGTCCAGGAAGGGACGTCCCGTCGAGGCCGGTAGGTCAGCAATACCACAGAGGTGTCGATAACCGGGAGCAGACGGCAGGCACCGACGCCCATGGTAGGACCCGGCGGTCACGATTCGGCGAATTGAACGTCTCATATGGCGGACGCCTCTATTCCACAATGCAAAGGCATGCTCATTCCGCTCGGACCGGCTCCTATAGGGTTGGCCCTGTCAGCCGGTCACATTCAGCTGACAACTACCAACTAAGGAACGACATCCCCATGGATCAACCCAAGGAGCCGCAGGGCAAGAACCTGCGCAAAACCCTGAAGAACAGGCACATCCAGCTCATTTCGCTGGGCGGCGCCATCGGGACGGGACTCTTCTACGGGTCCGGGGAATCCATCTCATTGGCAGGGCCGGCCATCATCATCGCCTATCTGATAGGCGGTTTGGCCATCTTCATGATCGTCAGGGCCATGAGCGAAATGAGCGTGGAAGACCCCAAGTCCGGCGCTTTCAGCTACTACGCCACCCGCTACTGGTCCAAGCGGGCAGGGTTCGTTTCTGGGTGGAACTACTGGATGAACTACGTGCTGGTATCCATGGTCGAACTTTCCGTAGTGGGCACCTTCGTCAACTTCTGGTTCCCGGCAATACCCGCCTGGGTCTCTGCGGCCTTCTTCCTGGTGGTCATCACGGCAGCCAATCTGATGGGGGTCAGCAAGTTCGGCGAGTTCGAGTTCTGGTTCGCCATCATCAAGATCGCAGCCATCGTCGCCATGATCATCGGCGGCCTGGCCGTCGTGGTCATGGCCCTGCCCACGGCCAACGGTCTGCGGGCCTCCTTCGCCAACTGGTTCACAGTAGGCGGCGGGTTCCTGCCCAACGGACTCATGAGGCACGGGGCCAACGGCCAGTGGACCGGCCTGCTCATGTCGCTGGCGGTGGTCATGTTCAGCTTCGGCGGCACCGAGCTGATCGGCATCACCGCCGGGGAGGCCTCCGATCCGCGCCGGACCATCCCCAAGGCCACCAACGCCATCATCTGGAGGATTCTGGTCTTCTACATCCTGACGCTTGGGGTGATCATGGCCGTTGTCCCCTGGAATGCCATCGGCAAGCCCAATGCGCAGGGCATGGTCGTCAGCCCCTTCGTCCAGATCTTCGACTCGGTTGGAGTCCATGCAGCCGCAGGCATCCTCAACTTCGTCTGTCTGACAGCGGTCATGAGCGTTTACAACTCGGCCCTCTACTCCAACTCCCGCATGCTGTTCTCCCTGGCCCGGCAGGGCAATGCCCCCAAGTATCTGGGACGGCTGTCCAAGGGAGGCGTGCCCTACACAGGAGTGCTGACCTCGGCCTGCATCATCGCCCTGGCCGTGGTCGTGGTCTTCCTCTGGCCGCAGTTCGCCTTCAACTACCTCATGAGCATCGCCACGATCTCGGCCATCATCAACTGGTCCATGATCATGGTGACCGAGATGCTCTTCCGGCGTGCTGTTGCCCGCGGCGAGGGCCCCGGCGACCTGGCAGGCAGGACCGGCGAAAGCGCTCTGAACGCCCTGCACTTCAAGCTGCCCTTTGCCCGGGTGACCCCCTGGGCGGTCCTGGCCTTCCTGGCCATGATCGTGGTGCTCATGTGCTTCTCGCCCAGCTACCGGGTGGCCGTCATCGCCGGGCCCATCTGGCTGATTGTCCTGCTGGTGGCCTATCAGCTGACCCAGGGGCGAGCGCGGCAGTGATATAAGCAGGAGAACTCAGCGGTCTTTCTCCTTTTTGCGGTCCGCGACCAGCGCCTCCAGCAGCCGCTGGTCGCGGTCGGCGATCATGGCTTGGCTCTCGGCCCCCTGCCAGGAATAGAACCCCTGACCGCTCTTGGCGCCTAGCTGCCCTGCTTGAACCTTGGTCTTCAAGATCGGGTCCTCGCCAGGACGGTTGTCCAAATCGTCGTAGAGGTACTTGGAGATATTGTCGAAGACATCCAATCCTCCCAAATCAGCGCTGGCGATGGGTCCAAGGATGCTCCACCGTCGACCCAGGCTGTAGGTGACGATCTCATCGACGGCCTGCGGTGTGGCGATTCCCCGTTTCACGATATTCAGGCACTCCCGAATAACCGCCGCCTGGATGCGGTTGCCCACGAATCCGAGTGATTCTGTAGATAGCGCCACGGCATGCTTGCCGATGCGGTTCATGAGTTCAACCGTGGTATCCACCACGCCCTGGTCGGTGTCCGCAGCAGGCACCACCTCGACCAGGGGCATGAGCTGGGCGGGATTCCAGAAGTGGGCCACCAGGAACCGCTGAGGATGCTGCAGCACCGAGGCGATCTCAGTGGGCCCCAGTCCCGAGGTGTTAGTGGCCAGAATGGTCTGCTCTCCAACTATGGTCTCCACCTGTTGCCAAACCTGGTGCTTGACATTCATGTCTTCCAAGACGGATTCGATGACAAAGTCGGCATCAGCCAGAATGCCGTAATCAGTGTCCTCCTGAATCCGATCCAGCACGCTCTCCCTCTGATCCTGGGAAATCAACCCAGCACCGATGAAGGTATCCAGATCATGCTCGATCAATCCCCTCCCCCGGTCCAGTGCCTGGTGGCTGGAGTCCACCAGCCGGACCGGATACCCCTGCATGGCGAACTGGAGCGCCGTGGCATGCCCCATGGTCCCCGCTCCGATATTGCCGATTACCTTGATGTCGTCGACCTTCATCAGTCGCTGCCTTCTTTCCTAACGAATTCATACTTATCCTAAGACAGTCGACCGGCATGACCAGGACCGCTCAGCATGGCCAGGGACATTGCAGATCTGCCTATCGATCATCGAAGACAAGGGATCCGTTTGGGCCTTGTCTGAGAATCCCTCTATGCTGACCGGTAATTGCAAATCACTGAAGAGGTCGCCGAACCTATCAGTAACCGGGATCAGACAGTACGGTGTCGCGTATTCCCGGCGAAAGGAAGTTCGGCCGAAACGGCACGGATCCGCCCATCCGTCCCGTTGGGCCCGGGTCGAACAGGTCCGGGACTGTCGCAACCCCATGTTGCGGAGCGCTATGTGCAGTGTCACGGACAGGCAATGCGTCTGGATTCCGCCTGAGCGGAACCGACCGGAACCGTCGCCATAGGGCTCTCAGGTCGGTTCGAGGAAAAGAGCAGTCATGGCGACCAGGCAGGGCGGAAAGGCCAGTCCCTCCGCATCCGACGACCGGGTCCAACGCAACCTCAAGACCCGACACGTCACCATGATTGCCCTGGGTGGCTGCATCGGCACCGGCCTGTTCATGACCTCCGGCTCCACCATCTCCAAGGCCGGGCCAGGAGGCGCGTTGGTGGCCTATGCGGCCATGGGCCTCATGGTCTACTTCCTGATGACCAGCCTGGGCGAGCTGGCCACCCACCTGCCCACTTCCGGTTCCTTCGCCGCCTACAATGCCCGCTATGTGGATCCGGCCCTGGGCTTCGCCATGGGCTGGAACTACTGGCTGAACTGGGCCATCACCGTGGCTGTGGACATCTCCACCGCCGCCCTGCTGATCCAGTACTGGCTGCCCCACACCCCAGGATGGATATGGAGCCTGCTGGTCCTGGTGGTCATTTTCCTGATCAACGCCCTGACCGTGTCCACCTTTGGCGAGACCGAGTTCTGGCTCTCCCTGATCAAGGTAGTGACAGTGATCGTCTTCCTGGTCATCGGTCTGGCCATGATCTGCGGCATCATGTTCCAGCCGGCCGTGGGCCTGGGCAACTTCACCTACAAGGATGCGCCTTTCGTGGGCGGATTCCCCGCCATTCTCAACGTCTTTTTGATTGCCGGCTTCTCCTTCCAGGGCACCGAGCTGATCGGCGTCACAGCCGGCGAGTCCGAAAACCCCGGCAAGGCGGTACCCAAGGCCATCAATGATGTCTTCTGGAGGATCCTGCTCTTCTATATCCTGTCCATCTTCGTCATCGCCGCGCTGATCCCCTACACCAGCCCTAATCTGCTGAGCTCCGCCGAGGGGGACATCGCCATGTCGCCCTTCACCCTGGTCTTCCAGCGGGCCGGCCTGGCCTCGGCGGCCAGCGTCATGAACGCCATCATCCTGACCTCGGTCCTCTCGTCCGCCAACTCGGGTGTCTATGCCTCCACCCGAATGCTCTACGCCCTTGCCAAGGACCATTACGCCCCGGCCTTCTTCGGCCACACTACCCGTCACGGCATCCCCATGGCCTCGCTGGTCGCCACTCTCGTGGTCTCCCTGGCCACCTTCGCCGCCAGCATCTTCGGCCAGCGTATCTACATGTGGCTGGTGGCCGCCTCGGGGCTGACAGGATTCATCGTCTGGATCGGCATCGCCCTGAGCCACTACCGCTTCCGCCGCGCCTGGGTGGTCCAGGGCCACCGGGTTGATGAACTGCGCTACCATGCCAAACTCTTCCCCCTGGGGCCCATCCTGGCCCTTGTCCTATGTGTCAT
The window above is part of the Bifidobacterium asteroides DSM 20089 genome. Proteins encoded here:
- a CDS encoding ABC transporter ATP-binding protein; the protein is MLLDLDHVSKIYGDLHALDDLNLSVPQGQWLAVVGSSGSGKTTLMNILGCMDTPSRGSVRLQGRPLEDLSQSQLADVRKNVIGLVFQKFYLVPHLTALENVMVAQYYHSVVDEDQAMKALDRVGLADRARHLPSQLSGGEQQRVCVARALINEPKLILADEPTGNLDEANERIVLDLFRQLHDQGTSLIVVTHDALVASCAQREIMLNHGVLAGEQWNDEEAKRAYLAAGGRPAFSGAPVDSGDQDIPVGFHDPTKTAKTGGSLPGSNADAEGGR
- a CDS encoding iron transporter, whose translation is MKKRQLTALVALVLSGTLALAGCGSSGSGTREAQAPEASGASQSSAGKGAGFEEIPIPPDDQQKGPLNIGTVFFQPIDMEPASMGLKAADASLHLEADIHALPNNDLGYAKGEFVPDLTVNYTIQNKDDPNDKQSGTFMQMNASDGPHYGANIKMEKAGSYKLTYSIDSPEKKGWMLHVDPETGVKGHFWTEPIVVSWDWDYTPHQW
- a CDS encoding ABC transporter permease: MTNTRMFLTMLFGAVFRRRGRALMAVVASLVGAATLFCLAAVCIEAPRQINQEMRSYGANLVVSPIQGGNRSGSGIEQGMVDHTTHMVTVKAPARYATYRYETVQVNAGAREMAGIHPDQVRQLNRHWSVEGSWPRPGSVMVGRDLADSLGLTTGKQMTIGYPAGQVTDTGKAGGQGRDFRVGGIVDTGGPEDRIIYADLSDLELLTGAKRGTDVIEYSVNTMASGLKTIAAGINDMTSMGVKARPVTRITAGDSHTIAMLQSLFWLVSVVVLVLTFVGVGTTMASIVSQRRSEIGLRKALGASSRGIAMEFLAESACYGLAGGLIGTALGYGFARLLCLSVFQRSLGFNWWLALGTVLLSVAISMIASIRPVLRASRIDPALVLREE
- a CDS encoding FTR1 family iron permease — encoded protein: MVAQVGRTRVARTAGSLLSCLLLALMFLVLQTPQSAMAASGATDYDSWAQVAGSVSHQLDRGCEDYARGDRAGAASQFMGAYNVSYVGSGFVSVVESTLGQDRRNALDGQFQALQGQAYAPDAAQALTQGSEKLKADLVAAATQLDATQGLANPRAYAKAQQEQIKADRRRLDAAKKHRNTGKGDRTWTQVAHEMTPILDQALAQASKGQGQAGSDLVNKAYYQYYEKLGFEKNVMNAISGNRVSQVEYQFKETRMAMVAGKPAKTLVNDLKSMLVEDAATLDGGAADQVNGWTSFLTSAFGQAFVVLLREGLEAILVVAAIIAYLVKAGHKDKIRHIYWGIAAGLVASGLVALLFTLLFNGNGPQQEILEGVVALVAMLMLLYTSNWMLSKSSVESWNHYIRSRTVAAISKGSVISLALLSFLAVFREGAETVMFYQAIFAMAPGGRREIWTGFAAAAVVLVIVFVLIRFTSVKIPIRPFFIITSLLMAVMVVIFAGGGVHALIEGDLVPATYLPGVPTSDWIGLYPYTQTIGAQILAALVVVVLAIVSTHRLHKQERSRSNQDSGGSPSAPVHRTETEQAAEGAVPFEVTASMQTPKSEGQS
- a CDS encoding ABC transporter permease, translating into MFFMRMMLRSFSRQFGRRMLIAVTVCLSACVATAMLGVVFDVGDKLNAELSTYGSNITVQAKADAVVSDLYGDQEGGPSGDESTPTAFLKESQVPKIKTIFWAYNITDFAPRLDLRGTVDQAAAPLVGTWFGRTVKVDSGESSTAGLKGLRPWWKVQGRWPKDEAGSGGRTEAMMGKELAARLGGRQVGDQVKVGLDGKQQTVTIVGIFDSGDSDASSLYLPTRPLQEMSGLTDQIDQVEVKALTTPENDLARKAARNPAALSQDEWETWYCTAYPSSIAYQIEEAIPGSMAKQVRQVAALQGDVLQKTQAVMILMTVLSLLAAAIAVANLMASSISERSSEFALLKALGATDGAVSRLVLAETALIALAGALVGALLGSGVAQIVGRVVFGSGITMRPMVFVLVFVLLAITVLLASISSIRSILRLRPAEVLHGR
- a CDS encoding DUF2318 domain-containing protein — protein: MLEQFVTVLPGTLAPALLVMVFSVLLEVGEGRDRPRSSSWRLIGLGVGVLGALVFALLRATVIINRRTMVNYPTLVACVLTDLAAIAVVLAADRLVSDWHRRPWAMDLANALAALAIALTAFRALPDVILQLTAFVEPGEPVLTSAMLLRALGFLLGLAAAVTVAAILRTMHTSCPRMAFRLAALLMVVLLLIRHGVALVALMQTTGLVLLHGWAFRVMALGYNADLILVLAQVLVFIIPVLACLVAGWRMPVTGASTADDRSHRAFRRRALASAVWSLVAMIGVTLALTVGTAKAHQVPVLSPPEQYSLTAHTATIRFSQVEDGHLHRFSYRAKDGTEMRFIIIRKNGAAYGVGLDACDNCGDAGYYEKDGKIICKKCDVAINLATIGFKGGCNPVPLPYKTGRGAILISTADLDALSSHFKS